In Armatimonadota bacterium, the genomic stretch CTCCTGGTTACGGTTGCATGCAACGGCCTGAGGCACCGACGGCACGTTTGGCCGTCCTGCGTGCTTACCCATGGCCCCATCCCTGACCGGTATGCCGATTTCTGGTGCGACCTACTGCGTGATGGTCTCGACGGTTATCTGATCGTTGGTATAGATGCAGATGTCGGCGGTGATGGCCATGGCCTCGCGGGCGATGGTCTCCGCCGGCAGGTCGGTGTGGCGCGCGAGCGCGCGCGCGGCCGCCACCGCGTAGGGGGCGCCGCTGCCGATGGCGGCGATGCCGTCGTCGGGCTCGATCACATCGCCGTTACCGGAGATGACGAACAGGCGCTCGGCGTCGGCGGCGATGAGCATCGCCTCCAGCCGCCGCAGGAGCCGGTCGGTGCGCCAGTCCTTGGCCAGCTCCACCGCCGCCCGCGGCAGGCTGCCGCGCGTGGCTTCGAGCTTGGATTCCAACCGCTCGAAAAGCGCGAAGGCGTCGGCGGCGCCGCCCGCGAACCCCGCGAGGATGGCGCCGTCGCGCAGCGTACGGAGCTTATTGGCGCTGTGCTTGAGCACGGTGTTGTTGAGCGTCACCTGGCCGTCGCCCGCGAGCGCGACCTGGTCTCCTCGCTTCACCGCCAGGATGGTGGTCGCCTGTATCACAGCACCCCCTTGGTCGAGGGCACGCCGCCGCCGCGGGGGTCGGTTTCGACCGCCGCGCGCAGGGCGCGCGCGAAAGCCTTGAAGGCGGCCTCGACGACGTGGTGGGTGTTGCGCCCGGCCAGTTGACGCAAGTGCAGGGTCATGCCCGCGGCGTTGACCAGCGCCCGGAAGAATTCCTCTACCAGCTCGGTGTCGAAGTCGCGCAGCTTGCGTCGTCGCACTTCCAGCTCGTAGCTGAGGTAGGGGCGGCCGCTGAGGTCCACCGCCGCCAGGATGAGGGCTTCATCCATGGGCACCGCCGCGGAGCCATAGCGGCGGAGGTCCGTCTTATCGCCCAGCGCTTCCTTGAGCGCCCGGCCGAGGCAGATGCCGACGTCCTCTACCGTGTGGTGGAAGTCCACGCCGAGGTCGCCTTTCGCCCGC encodes the following:
- the hslV gene encoding ATP-dependent protease subunit HslV yields the protein MIQATTILAVKRGDQVALAGDGQVTLNNTVLKHSANKLRTLRDGAILAGFAGGAADAFALFERLESKLEATRGSLPRAAVELAKDWRTDRLLRRLEAMLIAADAERLFVISGNGDVIEPDDGIAAIGSGAPYAVAAARALARHTDLPAETIAREAMAITADICIYTNDQITVETITQ
- the hisB gene encoding imidazoleglycerol-phosphate dehydratase HisB codes for the protein MRTASVHRKTKETDITLDLGLDGPGAVKVATGIGFLDHMLELVAKHGALALAVRAKGDLGVDFHHTVEDVGICLGRALKEALGDKTDLRRYGSAAVPMDEALILAAVDLSGRPYLSYELEVRRRKLRDFDTELVEEFFRALVNAAGMTLHLRQLAGRNTHHVVEAAFKAFARALRAAVETDPRGGGVPSTKGVL